Proteins co-encoded in one Cyprinus carpio isolate SPL01 chromosome B5, ASM1834038v1, whole genome shotgun sequence genomic window:
- the LOC122137462 gene encoding annexin A3-like, producing the protein MSDLWDDLENFARAPSSFTAAPGERGTIKAKADFNVSEDVAALRKAIEGIGTTEKTLIDILTHRSSSQKQAISKAYEETTKRILVNDLKGDTKGSLEDLLVALARPPAVNDAKWLNKAIKGAGTDTNILIEILASRTNKQIKEMSAAFAEVIKKTPMQKLKTEVSGDFGKAILLLAEGARDESTNVNADKAKEDAKALYQAGEKRLGTDESKFIEILCKRSIPHLRQTILEYKNISGKTLQKSIEKEISGDLEELLVAIVKCVMSTPAYFAEKIYKSMKGAGTDETTLTRVMVSRGEIDMLDIRAEFKKLYQRSLYKEISSDVSGSYGDCLKMICGGED; encoded by the exons ATGTCAGACTTGTGG GATGACTTGGAGAATTTTGCTCGTGCCCCCTCTTCTTTCACAGCAGCg CCAGGGGAGAGAGGTACCATTAAAGCCAAAGCTGACTTCAATGTCAGTGAAGATGTTGCAGCTCTCCGTAAAGCAATTGAAGGCATAG GCACAACTGAGAAGACACTGATAGACATACTGACTCACAGGAGCAGCAGTCAGAAGCAGGCTATTTCAAAGGCATATGAAGAAACCACAAAGAGG ATTCTTGTTAATGACCTAAAAGGTGACACCAAGGGCAGCTTAGAGGACCTGCTTGTTGCACTCGCAAGACCGCCTGCAGTTAATGATGCTAAATGGCTAAATAAAGCAATCAAA GGGGCTGGAACGGACACCAACATCCTGATAGAAATACTTGCCTCACGGACAAATAAACAGATCAAGGAAATGTCTGCCGCATTTGCTGAGG TAATAAAGAAAACACCGATGCAGAAGCTAAAGACAGAAGTTTCAGGGGATTTTGGCAAAGCAATCCTTCTGCTTGCTGAG GGTGCAAGGGATGAAAGCACCAACGTGAATGCAGACAAGGCTAAAGAGGATGCAAAG GCCCTCTATCAGGCAGGCGAGAAGAGACTGGGAACTGATGAGTCCAAGTTCATTGAGATCCTCTGTAAAAGAAGCATCCCTCACCTGAGACAAA CAATATTGGAATATAAAAACATCAGTGGCAAGACTTTGCAGAAGAGCATTGAGAAGGAAATATCTGGAGATCTGGAGGAACTGCTGGTTGCCATTG taaAGTGTGTGATGAGTACTCCTGCATACTTTGCTGAAAAAATCTACAAAAGCATGAAG GGAGCAGGTACAGATGAAACCACTCTGACCAGAGTAATGGTCAGCCGTGGAGAGATTGACATGCTGGACATCAGAGCTGAATTCAAGAAGCTCTATCAGCGCTCACTCTACAAAGAAATAAGT TCAGATGTATCTGGCAGCTACGGTGACTGCTTGAAGATGATTTGTGGAGGAGAAGACTAG
- the LOC109063206 gene encoding annexin A3-like, whose protein sequence is MADLWEDLQSVANAAPVSFTSAPGERGTIKAKPDFNVSEDVAALRKAIDGIGTTEKTLIDILTHRSSSQKQAISKAYEETTKRILVNDLKGDTSGNFEKLLVALARSPALNDAKWLIKAMKGAGTDTNILIEILASRTNKQIKELSAVYAEQTKKTLVQNLKTEVSGDFGKAILLLAEGARDESTNVNADKAKEDAKALYQAGEKRLGTDESKFIEILCKRSIPHLRQTILEYKNISGKTLQKSIEKEMSGKLEDLLVAVVKCVMSTPAYFAEKLYKSMKGAGTDETTLTRVMVSRGEIDMLDIRAEFKKLYQRSLYKEISSDVSGNYGDCLKMICGGED, encoded by the exons ATGGCAGACCTGTGg GAAGACTTGCAAAGTGTTGCGAATGCTGCTCCTGTTTCATTCACATCAGCG CCAGGGGAGCGGGGTACCATTAAAGCCAAACCTGACTTCAACGTCAGTGAAGATGTTGCAGCTCTCCGTAAAGCAATTGATGGCATAG GTACAACTGAGAAGACACTGATAGACATACTGACTCACAGGAGCAGCAGTCAGAAGCAGGCTATTTCAAAGGCATATGAAGAAACCACAAAGAGG ATTCTTGTAAATGACTTGAAAGGTGACACCAGTGGCAACTTTGAAAAGCTGCTTGTTGCGCTCGCCAGATCGCCTGCACTCAATGATGCTAAATGGCTAATCAAAGCAATGAAA GGGGCTGGAACGGACACCAACATCCTGATAGAAATACTTGCCTCACggacaaataaacaaatcaaggAGCTGTCTGCAGTTTATGCTGAGC aaacaaagaaaacactggTACAGAACCTAAAGACAGAAGTTTCAGGGGATTTTGGCAAAGCCATCCTTCTGCTTGCTGAG GGGGCAAGGGACGAAAGCACCAATGTGAATGCAGACAAGGCTAAAGAGGATGCAAAG GCCCTCTATCAGGCAGGCGAAAAGAGACTGGGAACTGATGAGTCCAAGTTCATTGAGATCCTCTGTAAAAGGAGCATCCCTCACCTGAGACAAA CAATATTGGAATATAAAAACATCAGTGGCAAGACGTTGCAAAAGAGCATTGAGAAGGAGATGTCTGGAAAATTGGAGGATCTGCTCGTTGCCGTTG taaagtGTGTGATGAGTACTCCTGCATACTTTGCTGAAAAACTCTACAAAAGCATGAAG GGAGCAGGTACAGATGAAACCACTCTGACCAGAGTAATGGTCAGCCGTGGAGAGATTGACATGCTGGACATCAGAGCTGAATTCAAGAAGCTCTATCAGCGCTCACTCTACAAAGAAATAAGC tctgaTGTGTCTGGCAACTACGGTGATTGCTTGAAGATGATTTGTGGAGGAGAAGACTAA